The Calditrichota bacterium DNA segment TGGATCATCAGGCGATCCGAAAGCCTCGCGCAGGTAACGGATCAACACCACCGGGCTCAGGTTCTCCCCGATCAGGCGGTATTCGAAGGCGCTCGCTGCAGGGTCGGGCGGGAGCGGTTCGCCGCCCAAGGTCAGGTCCAACTCGCCCGCTATCAGTCGCTGTCCTGCTGCAAAGGGCACCCGAACCCGCACTTTGCGGACGATCTCGTGTATCTTGCGCTTGATTTCGAGATAGGCAAGTCCTTCGTCGGGAGCGGTGCGATAGTATCTGATGCGCACCTTGCGGCGCACCGGCAGTCCGTCGATCTTCTCGTGATAGTAACGCATATGGGGGGTGTCGAAATAGACGCTGTTTACGGGGTAACGTCGGTCGGGCATTTCGAGACAATGCGGATCGTGGGTCATGAACCGCATCACCCGGCAACGCAATTCGCTGATTAGAAATAGCGGCACAGCATACTTATACTCCCGCCGCTGAAATGTCTCCATAATCGACGACTATATCCGCTGGCCGATGAGCATTCGCAGCATTTCGGCGAGGGTCATTCTTCCAAGTGGGATGACCGCCCGGCCGGACATGCCGGGTTCGAGCCGGCCGGCGCTGTTCGGAACCTCCGCCACCAATAGCGGATGCTGTGATTGCGGACCGGCGGTCGTTGGGAGAGGATCGGTCGCAGTCTGCCGGCGGTGGTCGATGCGTAGCGCCACGGCGGTCCACGTTCCGCTTCCCGTTGAGGGCAGAGTCAATTCGACGGCTTGACCGGATTCGATCCGGTAAGCGGCTCCCTCGGGCAGTTCAATGACCGCCAGCAGGGTGTCGAAGCGTTCGATCCGGACGATGTTGCCGCCGGGAGCCAGCCGCAAACGTCCGGCAATTGGCGACCGGATCAACTGCAGCCGGCCGACCGTGGCCAGCGCCGCCTCGAGGCCGCTCCGCTCGACCTTTACCACTTCACGCGCCAGCGCAATATCTTCTGCTCGCGCACCAGCCCGGGCTGCGTCCAGTTCCGCCCGAGCCACACGCTCTTCAGCCTGCAGTAGGCGGTAACGCCCGTCGGCGGCGAGCCATTCGAGCGGCGTCGCAGCACCATCGTCGTGCAGCGTTCGGTAGCGCTCCCACTCGGGCTGATAAGCGTCGAAAGCGGTTTGAGCCAGTTCCAAACGCGCTTCGAGCACGGTTAGATCGACCTCGCGAGCCCCGGCTTCGAGCGCTTCGACCGAAGCCGCAGCCTGCTCAATGCGAGCCTTCAGCATCGATGCACTACCGACACCGCCGTGAGACAGGACGATGGCAAGCGAGTCTCCAGCCAGGACGAGTTCGCCTTCCTCCAGCCGTGAGTGCAAAACGACCTCGAGCCGGTCGGGACGCTCAATCTGCAACACTGTGCGCTGTGCGTCGCCGGAACGACGGCCGGCTTCCCAGCCGTAGGAGACGAGATCCGCCTCGATCGTCAGGCTCCAAACCGCTGCCGGTTCCAGCCTGACCGGAGCCTTGATGCTCTGCGGCAAGGGCACGAGGAAGCCGACCAGAATGGCCACGAGCGCCAGTCCGGCGACAACCGCGCGCTTGACATCGAGGACGGTCAACCGGCTATGCTCCGGGCGTCGGTATTAGGCTGTAATGCAGGTCTCATCAGTGGAGAATAAGTTAGTAACTTAATCGCGGATTAGTCAAGGACTAACCACTGTCGGCAGCGTCCGCTCGCGCGGGAGGCTTTGAGATGGAGGCCTGAATGTCGTATGATTAAGTAAAGGGCCAAGGCCCGCGCTTCGACACGCCACTCATTACTGACCTTGAAGATCCTACTACATCTTTTCGCAATCGGTTTGGCTTTGACGGCATCGACGTCAAAAGCAGAGAGCCTCCGCATCAACGAGATTCAGTCCTTCGCCGGGTCGCAGGTCGCCGACGAAGATGGCGACTATCCCGACTGGATCGAACTCTACAACCCGGGACCAAAT contains these protein-coding regions:
- a CDS encoding polyphosphate polymerase domain-containing protein: METFQRREYKYAVPLFLISELRCRVMRFMTHDPHCLEMPDRRYPVNSVYFDTPHMRYYHEKIDGLPVRRKVRIRYYRTAPDEGLAYLEIKRKIHEIVRKVRVRVPFAAGQRLIAGELDLTLGGEPLPPDPAASAFEYRLIGENLSPVVLIRYLREAFGSPDDPGLRVTFDSDCRSAVASHWREFFDPADENWFDPGTFVLEVKFSGWQPVWLRSLIREFNLQQEAISKYCRGIDLWHPHFRKAI